The genomic region CAAAGCTAGTCTATTGGTCTCTAATATCTAATTCCAAAGCTAGTCTATTGAGCGTATGATATCCACCTTATTGCTGTatgattttttgtattttaattataaaatattaaaaaaaaaaaaaaaaagcatcaaaCCAAGGTAACAGTTCCCTTAACGTCAGACAAGATATGCGAACAATTTGGTTAGTGCCCTAGAGCAATCTGGTCTTGAATTTCCTTCATGACTAATATGCcaagcaaataattaaaagtttaaaactttcCTAGAGTAATGAATAACATGATCAACCAACAAATACCAACAAGCAAACAACAGTGAATTGGCTTGACTAATAAACCTGATATGTAAAATTTGAATAACAACAATAGatagatttatttataaaaaaataaaaataaaaataaaaataaatataaaaaacacacaataaATAGATTTAGCTATTACAATTATTCCTAGCAACTTTCTTATATCCCTCAGCAGGGAGTCGCTCCCTGTCGTTTGTGCCCTCTTTGCGCTGCAGCTCTCTTAAGATATTCTGCCATTCTATCTCGGTTCAATTTCCTCATCACTAATTGATCCACATTCCGCATCACTAATCCCTTCCAAGGTACTTTGTATGGTGTTTGCAACCTTAGTCATTGAGGGGCGAAGTACACGTTTTTCACTTACACAATCCAATGCTAGGTATGCAACATTTGCCAGTGCCTCCATTTCCAATGGCGAAGGTGGTGGTACTTTTGGGTCCAAAATCCTGTGAATTTTCTTTTGGGCAATGTATGGGACTACAATATCAACTACAAGCCTTCTGTAATTTTGATCTTTGTGAATAGCTGAGAGCCCGGACAACATTTCTAGCAATACTACTCCAAAACTGTACACATCAACTTCAGTTGTCAAACTGCCAGAAATTGGGTACTCAAAATCCAGGTAACCAAGGTTGCGGGTGCCTACTAGCAGCTCATCCTCACTATCATACTTCACGAATAAGTGGAAAGTAGACAGCTTGGCAGTCAACGTGGCATCTAGAAATATGTTAGACGGTTTGATACCGTAGTGTATGATTTGTGGTACTGCACACACGTGTAGGTATTCAATGCCTCTGGCTATGTCTAGTGCCACTTTAACCCGGGCAGCCCATGACATTAGAGAAGAACTTTCAGGATTGTGAAGATGGCGATGAAGGGTACCATATCCCGTGTACTCGTAGAACTCGTAGACCAATAAGCCATCCTCACCATCTTCACAAAATCCCAATAGGCGAATAACATTCTTGTGATCGAGGTGGGATAAAGCTTCCAACTCACTTAGGAATTCATTGTCACTGTATGCACGCTTAATACCCACTTCTCAGCCATCATCTAAAGTAGCATGGTACATCGAGCCAAAGTGATCTGTTTCAATCTTGCAATCTTCTGAGAAGTTGTTAGTGGCTTCACGTAGCATTCTCAAAGGAAATCTTTCCCTATGTATTATTTTCAAGTCTTTGAATCTTCTTGCTAGGATTGTGTGTCTAGGTCTTTTGGACCTGTTTGTTAGTGACATGGCTGTGAAAAATAATGacaatatggatttttttttggaatgagaGAATTTTGGAGGTGTTTGgttatattttgaattattgCTGCTCTCTGGCCTCTCTTTGAAGGTTGCTGTATGTCTAGGGCTTGCTGTGCTGGAAGGATCAGTTGgaattatttcataaattttagaattaCTGTCTGTTTCAGACCTACCTGGTCGAAAGTATGACTGTATTGAATAAGAGAATCGTGTTTCATCAGATTCTGAACAACTATCATCCGTTTCAATTTCAGACATGGCAGGTGGGAAGAGTAACGAAATGGAAAGACTGCCATTAGCATCAGTGACAGAGTTGTTGGCTGGAATTGGATTTATTCCATTCAATATAGAACTAGCAGACTCCAACTTCGCTGATGGGGTAAATGAGTACTCTACGAGTGATGGAATTCTTTCTTCACTAATTGTTGGATTACCAACTCCTGagttgttggctgcaaattcTGCAACCAAAAATATCGAAATCTGATGAGTAAATATCTAATTCTCATTAATAATCAAAAGAAGCTATAACTCTGTTGTTATACACAGAGTAAATCCTATTCGCTAATTACAATATGATAGTTGTACATGGACAAGCACAATgactactttaaaaaaataaaaataaaaactgtagCATAGGAAACTACTGTCATTTATGCAGACTATACAAGAAACAAAATGCTTATTCCATTGTTTCAATTCTTTGACACTCACCCTCGAGATGGACTATGGGAGCATGGTTACGGATCACAAtcccttatcaaaaaaaagtattgttcACAACCATCTTAAGTGTTGAAAATTAATAAAGCTCAAAGCCTTTGTCAGTAAGTCTACTTGTTGGGAATGTGTACCAACATGAAGTAACTTTATAGTCCCAGCTTGTACCTAGTCCCTCACAATATGGAATTTCAATTTGTATAGTTTGTTCTTGAAAAACCGGATTGGCCCCCATATGAAAGGCTGACTATCACTGAAGAACAAAGTGAGTTGAGAATGAGAACATTGACCAGAGCAGTGCATTTattgtgattttattttgattttagtatttatttCTGGTTTCagcatttttagtttttttttttttcatagaataaagaaatttataacTCATTGGCAAACCATATATACTATCATCCCTAGAGATAAAACAAGTATTAGTGGAGAGATCAAGTAACTTGTAACCCTTAACAGCAAAAGAGTACCCTAAAAATACACATTGCTTAGCTTTAGGATCGAATTTGGACCTATTATGGGCTATAGTAGAGGCAAAACAAAGGCAATTAAAAACTTTAAGGTGTAAATAGGAAGGAATCTGCTTATAGAGTAGTTTATAGGGAgacttataatttaaaattagggTGTGAAGTCTGTTAATAATGTGCACTACAGTGAGTATACAAACACCCCAATACATCAAAGGAACATAAGAGTGTAACCTCAAGGCCCATTCTACACATAGAATGTGTTGATGTTTCCTCTCCACAACTAAATTCTATTATGGAGTAGCAACACAACTATGTTGGTGTATGATTCCATGAGTTTAAAACAATTCAATCATGAAAAGTTCAAAAGGGCATCGTCTGGACAATAGTAAAGGTCTAGTGTTTGACTTGGATTTCATAAGATAAATCCAAGATGATATAGTGTGGTCATCACATATGGTACAAGTGTTTGAGAAGTTGAATTTTGCAGCAAGTGGAGTCCATTCTGAACCTCACCCACATCAATCGGCCTCCAGCATATAAGGTCCTATATGAAGCAGAAATTTGATAGTTTAACAAGACAAGATAGGAGTTTTTGAGTAAGCTGACTAAGATATAATAAATTGAAGGAAAATGTAGGCACACGTAGGACATTTTCAAGGAAAAGGTGTGCTGAAATTCTAACAGATCCTATGAGAGTTACCATAGCTATTTCACCATTTGGGAGTTCCACAACACAATGCTTAACCAATgtgatagtggtaagtaaagTTACAGAATGCACAATGTTATTTGTAGCCCCGGTATCCACAACCCATGTATCTCCCCCATATGCATGTCTGTTAAccacttccttttttttcagaaaatatCAAATGCCCCAAATCACAATGGAAATCAGGACTATGAAAGTTCAACAAAGAGGGAAAATTACCTGCCATAGAAGTGGAGTTAGTTCCCAACATAGCCAAGAACAGTTGACATTGCTCTTGAGTGAATGCCAATGAAGTAGAAGTAGAACTAGAATTCTTTTCAACAGTGTCACCATTCATTCCACAGTGATTGCAAGTGAGCTTTTCTTTCCCCTTAGAgttcttgttatttttgtttcccGAAGAAGAAGATAGCTTAGTAACTGGGGTTGATGATTCCACATGAGGACTTGAATTGTTTCCCACACTACAATGCCTTTCTTCTTGAATTAGCAAAGAGTACACTTTGTTGATGGGTGGGAGAGGATCCATCAACAAAATTTGTGCCCCAACTTGAGCATAGGAGTCATTAAGACCCAATAAGAATTGCATCACTAAATCTTGATGCTGAAGATCATTGAGTTTCTGACCTAAGTTGCAAGTGCAAAATCCACAAGAGCACATTGGAAATGGTCGAAAGTTTTGTAATTGATCCCAGAGCACGTTCAATTGAGTGAAATATGATGTAATTGAAGATTGACCTTGAGTAATTCCAGCAATATCCTTCTGTAATTGAAAAACTCGTGCTCCATTTGCTTGTGAAAGTCTTTCCCTAAGGTCATTCCAGATTTCAAGAGCAGTGTCCTTATCGTCTATGCTTGTAGCAATTTCTTGAGAAACGGAATTGAAGATCCATGAAGCAACCATTCTGTTGCAGCGAATCCAAGCTTCAATTGTTGATGGTGTTTTGACCATTGGAGATGAGAGAGTCAATGTGCCATCAATAAATCCCAACTTGTTCTTGGCAATCAATGCCAATTGCATTGATCTTGCCCAAGTTGGGTAATTCTCTCCCACGAGAGGTTGGTACACAAGCATAGCACCAGGGCTTTCTTCATGGTGCAGGTACAGAGGATttgacggatcatccaagatgGATGAGCTTCGTGAAGAGGATGAAGAAGTTGACGTCAAAGCCATTGAAATGGAAGTGTTCTCGACTCACTGCTTTGACAATGTATCGAAATCTGATAAGAAAATAACTAATTCACATTACTTAGCAAAACAAGTTACAACTCTTGTTGTTTCTATACTCTATTTAAGAACAACATAACAATCAAATTGGTTACACACTAATTATGAGAACCTTACTTGGATCAACTTGGTGCTTCCACCTACTGATCCCAGACATAAATGTAACTGAATtgcgagaaagagagagtgcgAAAGAATTGTATATCATAATGGCATTTATAATTTACAAGAATTTGGAAGATACGTTTGTTGAGTTAGCGGCTCTGACACTATTATTGCATCAATACACACGGCACTGTTACAACCACACACTATCCTCAAATACACTAAAACACACTTAATACCTAACTACTAACCCTTGACTTTATTTTCTTCACTTCACCTGCTGCACTTCACGTCACACACTACTTCACCTTTTTCCACACGTCTCACACACCTCTCACTATTCTCACACTCTACTTCACAAGTCTCTCACACCTCATGTCACAAGTGGAAACCAAAGGTTCCTATTTATACAAGCATGAGGTTGGTTAAGTAATCGATGTTGAAGCTTCTAGCTTCATCTACTTTCTGCGATCCTAGTTTTATCTTAATTTCTAGCCCCTTCCAGactattacaaaaaatttatggtTGAGTTTCACTTCTATATAGAAGTCTCTAGAGAATTTCGGAAAGAAGCAAATTGAGTGAAACTTTAGAAATTTCTAGAGACGAGAGTTAATGTTGATTTCTAACAACATTCTCAATGTTGTCATGCACCGTGTTGCATAATCTTTTCAACGTAGCCAAGGGCAAAGTTCACTTTCCACTCCAGAAGAAATAAAACTAAGTTTCCCCTGCGCTCAACAATTTTCAAAGCGCGTTTGGTAGCTCTATTTTTGTTAGTCAATACATGTGACTGGCTAATTTACTAGCCGAGACCATTCACATTTTGCTACGTCTCAGGTTCTAGAATCCCACGAGTTCATAGCCACTAGGACTCTTTATCTCTTATGGATTTAATCCTGGCTATTAACttctcaggaaaaaaaaaaaaaaaaaaagaagaagaagaagaagaagaagaagaagaagattgggATTTTTGATTGTAATGCCCCAAAAATCATAagcaataaaattctatttaatctgaaaaatccataaaaatattaaataaaagaatctagcaacctaaaaattttatcacaaatgtcagagctctaatccaccaaaaattaaaacatcctCAAAAAAATTCTCCAGCACAATGTTTaatactataaaaataaaaataaaatcttcagtcccataaaataatttgtaacttttGGCTTCCAGGAATCTCTACTCCAATAATTCCTCTAATGTATCTGTAAGGAGAAAAtaaagggggagggggggtgagataactcaataaATGGAATTCACTAACATTGGGGTGTGGGCACaacctttcaaaaaaataattctttatacaacaatttcataacTTGTACCTCATCaatatttatcatcaaatatttcatataaaaaaatatatatctttatcTTGTGAGCCATCATAACACACATATCCATACCATCATATAAACAATTTCCTAGGCTTTTCTCGTAGTCAACGTTTATGCCTCGTTGACAGAATTGTGCTGTCCCCTTTTTGAGACTGGAACCTTCTTTTCATCCCCTTCCTTAAGGATGATTCTTTTGGAACCTAAAAGTGCACTCCCTTGCTGAGGAGCTTCCTTTTTGGATCCTTAATAGTATACTCCCTTGTTAAGGAGCTATCAAATGTGCACTGTCCCATTTTTTGGGACCGTCCCTTGGTAAGGACTAACTGTAGTATGATTGTTCCTTACTAAGGACTAATACAATACTGAGCTTTCAATCACTACTtgccataggttttcaaaacatattcaagatgCTCACATAAATAGTCCATTCAAGatgctcacaaaaataatccgttcataattctcaaaaatataaggatatattcacacatacaaatttaaataaatttaggttgttccacaagtttttcataaaatgaataattaatgtgCACCTCAAGCAATAATAAaatatccatatatatatatatatatatatatatatatatatatatataggcattAGGATTATCAAAAACAGTTGAAAACTATTAACATCAAGTTATTATTCTAGCTTGTGAGCAATGCCACAGACATATCCGCCGACCACAGCTCCCCAGTCTTCATCGCCTCCACTACCTTCAGATGGAAAGAGAGATCCatagactctctctctctctctctctctctctatctctctttctacTTATTTATTCCTAACATTAAGGTTCAGTTGGTTTAACCACAGTAACTTAATTAATCTTTAAATGAACACTCTTTATGATCCAGATCCACACACGAAtacaagggttttttttttgaaattccaGGCAAGCTTCAATAGATAAATACAATTTTACATAATACATTTCAAAGTATGCTTCTTGATCACATTCATAGACTAATCAGGTAAGGACTATGCATTAACAAACCCCTACCACCTATTATTGAGAACCCGTTGGGCTAAGTAATGAGCAGCTAGATTAGCTTCACGATTTATCCAAGAGAATGCCATTGGATTCAGTTCTTTAGCCATATCATAAGTGTCTTCTACAATACATATAGCTTCCCAAGGAACAGAGATTGGCCTTTCCCATTGAAAGTTTAGTTAAGAGCATTAATACAATTCTTTTGAGTCTCCTTCAATTACTACTTTCCTCAAATTTAGTTCTTGACTCAATAAAACTACCCATCTAATTCCTTTTGCACCCAGCAATTACCTTGCCCTTCCAAAATCCCTTCCAAGGCACTTTGTAGTTTGTTTGCAACCTTAGTCATTGAGGGGCGAAGTACACGTTCTTTACTTACACAATCCAATGCCAGGGACGCAACATATGCCAGTGCCTCCATTTCCAATGGAGTAGGTGGTGGTACTTTTGGGTCCAAAAACCTGTGAATTTCCTTTTTGGCAATGTATGGCACTACAAAATCAACTATAAGCCTTAGCTCACCATTTTCATTTGTATGAATTGCCTTGATCCCGGACAACATTTCTAGCAATACTACTCCAAAGCTGTATACATCGACTTTGCTTGTCAAACCGCCACAAATTAGGTACTCAGGATCCAAGTAACCAAGGGTGCCTACTATTGGCTCATAGTGAATATCAGACTTCACAGATATGTTGAAGTTAGACAGCTTGGCAGTCAACGTGGCATCTAGTAATATCTTAGATGGCATGATAACGCGATGTATGATTGGTGGTACTGCATACATGTGTAGGTATTCAATGCCTCTGGCTATGTCTAGTGCCACTTTAATCCGGGCAGCCCATGACATTAGAAAAGTACTTTCAGGATTGTGAAGATGGTGATGAAGGGTACCATATCCCATGTACTCGTAGACCAATAAGCCATCCTTGCTATCTTCACAAAATCCCAATAAGCGAACAACATTCTTGTGATCAAGTTGGGACAAAGCTTCCAATTCACGTAGGAATTCATTTACAATATGCTTGGACATTGAAATTTCAACACGATGAATAGCCACTTCTCGGCCATCATCTAAAATGGCACGGTACAGTGAGCCAAAGCCATTTGTTTTAATCTTGCAATCTCTTGAAAAGTTGTTAGTGGCTTCAAGTAGCATTTTCAAAGGAAATTTTTCCCTATCTATAATTTCCAagcttttgaattttgttgttAGGATTGTGTGTCTAGGTCTTTTGGAACTGTTTGTTAGTGACATGGCttcaaaaaataatgataatatggatttttttttggaatgagaAAATTTTGGAGGTGTTCGGTTAGATTTTGAATTATTACTGCTCTTTGGCCTCTCTTTGAAGGTTGTTGTACGCCTAGGGCTTGCTGTGCTGGAAGGATCAGTTGgaattatttcataaatttcaGAACTACTGTCTGTTTCAGACCTACCTGGTGGGAAGTATTTCTCTATGGAATTAGAGAATTGTGTTGCTGCATGACGTGCTTCATTAGATTCTGAACAGCTATCATCTGTTTCAATTTCAGACATGGCAGATGGGAAGAGTAATGAAATGGAAAGACTACTTGCTCCATTAGCATCGGTATCAGAGTTGTTGGCTGGAATTGGATTTGTTCCATTCAATACAGAACTAATAGACTCCAACTTGGCTGATGGGGAAAATGAAAACTCTACTAGTGATGGAATTCTTTCTTCACTAATTGTTGGACTACCAAGTTCTGAGTTGTTGGCTACAAATTCTGCAACCAAAAACATCGAAATCTGATGAGAAAATATCTAATTCTTATTAATAATCAAAAGAAGTTATAACTCTGTTATTATACTCAAAAGAGTACAAATCGTATTCGCTAATTACAATATGATAGTTGTACATGGACAAGCACAATAActacttaaaatatatatatatatatatatatatatatatatatatatatatattgtagctTAGGAAGCAACTGTCGTTTATACAGACTATACAAGAAACAAAATGCTTATTCCATTGTTTGTATTCCTTGACACTCCCGCTCAAGATGGACTACGGGAGCACGGATACTGATCACAAccacttaccaaaaaaaaacaaactctaaataaacatttatatagtattaaaaaattataaatacacaaaattattgtttctaaatacattaagatgcaatcatttatcaaaaaataaagtaaaaaaaaaaataatgtttttttttaatactaggctaactaggatttttttttttttgttagagcaTTTATAGTGGTCgtgctaaaaaatttagtttttagcacatcaaaaaactactttatctattttactaccccactttacaatacactcaatatcaaatgttctatttcttttatcacttcattaaaaataatataaaaaacttatAATAAATGAAGAAAGAGAATATGAATTTTCTAATTGAAGAAAtagatataatcttaataaaatattgtattttatttttaacaatttgctACAATTAACTAGTATTTATACCAGTTTACTgtagttgtaaaaaatttaactttaacttcTTCAATAATAcatgattttttggttctttaatagtaaaatagtttttttttgttgctaaagtACGGTCACCattgtaaatgtttttattgtttttgttaagtttttgggttgGATAATTGTTATTTGGGCTAGGTTAGTTAGACTGATTGGGGAGAAGAGGGGCTAAGGCTTTGGAAGGGGGTCTAgctacaaaaatgaaatatttttaaaaaaaattaaaaaaattggaccTAGGGGGGCTTGGGCCCCCACCTGGGTCCGTCCCTGCATATTAGCAATTTGGACTCTTGTAGAAACATATGGGGTAGCAATCACACCATCTCCTACTTTCTCTCGAGTAATATGACAATTTATTTCAATATGCGTGGTTCACTCATGGAATACAGGATTGGAGGCAATGTAAATTGTTGCTTGATTATCACAATGCATAGTCATAGGCAGcatcacaacaaatcttaattcCTCAAGTAAATGTTTAATCCACATAAGCTCACATGATGTGCGTGCCATGGCTCTATACTTAGCCTCTGCACTTGATGTGGCAACAATAGTTTGTCTCTTACTTCTCCAAATAAAAAGGTTTCCTCACAGAAAAGTGAAATACCCAATAGTGGATTTTCTATCTGACGATGATTCGGCCCAATCAACATCAATGTAGGGTTCTACCCGTAGGTGACCATTAGTTTTATACAAAAGATCAGGGCCGAGATGTGCTTTAAGATACCTCATAATTCGAATAACTGCCTCCCAATGTGGAAGGCGGGGATCTTTCTTATACTAGCTCAAAACACTGACTGCAAATCATATATTTGGGTGAGTAATTGTGAGATAATTTAGTTTACCAATCAAATGACAATATCTCTCATGATTAGATAATAGCTCCCCCTAATCTTCATACAATTTAACATTAGGATCCATAGGAGTCTCCACTGGTTTAGATCTTAACAAGTTAGTTTCTTCCAAAATATCCAACACATACTTCCTTTGTGATAAACGGATGCCTTCTTTAGATCGTGCTACCTCAATACCCAAGAAGTAATGAAGTGTACCCAGATCCTTAGTTTAAAAGGAATTTTGAAGGTATCTCTTCAAGTCATCAATACCCTTCTTGTCATCACCAGTGATTATAATATCATTAACATATACTATcaacaaaatctttcctcttgtaAAGGTATGAGAAAACACAAAGTGATCAAAGTGGCAACATCATAATACAAACTTTAACACTACTTCACTGAATTTACCAAACCAAGCTTTGGGAGATTATTTAAGACCATAGATGGCCTTGTGCAACCTACACACTTTTCCAGACTCCTCCTGGGCAAAAAACCAAGGTGGTTGCTCTATATACACCTCCTCCTTCAAATTGTCATTCAGGAAGGCATTTTTAACATCAAGCTAAAATAATGACATCAAACTGAATTGGTTGACTTCATACCATGCTTGTACACATTTTTAAGAAGAAGGATGAGTCTTTGAGTTTACGTACCGACTACCATGATCTAAATTGAGTTACCATTAAGCATAAATATCCTTTGCCTTATTGAAGACTTGTTTGATCAGTTGCAAAGAGCAtgaatattttacaaaattgatCTTGTTCTGGTCACCACTAGTT from Castanea sativa cultivar Marrone di Chiusa Pesio chromosome 11, ASM4071231v1 harbors:
- the LOC142617782 gene encoding uncharacterized protein LOC142617782; amino-acid sequence: MDPLPPINKVYSLLIQEERHCSVGNNSSPHVESSTPVTKLSSSSGNKNNKNSKGKEKLTCNHCGMNGDTVEKNSSSTSTSLAFTQEQCQLFLAMLGTNSTSMAEFAANNSGVGNPTISEERIPSLVEYSFTPSAKLESASSILNGINPIPANNSVTDANGSLSISLLFPPAMSEIETDDSCSESDETRFSYSIQSYFRPGRSETDSNSKIYEIIPTDPSSTASPRHTATFKERPESSNNSKYNQTPPKFSHSKKKSILSLFFTAMSLTNRSKRPRHTILARRFKDLKIIHRERFPLRMLREATNNFSEDCKIETDHFGSMYHATLDDG
- the LOC142615558 gene encoding serine/threonine-protein kinase-like protein CCR4 is translated as MSWAARVKVALDIARGIEYLHVCAVPQIIHYGIKPSNIFLDATLTAKLSTFHLFVKYDSEDELLVGTRNLGYLDFEYPISGSLTTEVDVYSFGVVLLEMLSGLSAIHKDQNYRRLVVDIVVPYIAQKKIHRILDPKVPPPSPLEMEALANVAYLALDCVSEKRVLRPSMTKVANTIQSTLEGISDAECGSISDEEIEPR